From Struthio camelus isolate bStrCam1 chromosome 29, bStrCam1.hap1, whole genome shotgun sequence, a single genomic window includes:
- the LOC138062783 gene encoding olfactory receptor 14J1-like, with protein sequence MSNSSFLNGFLLLAFADSRELQLLHFSLFLGIYLAALLANGLIITALHYGTLLGTRACVRMAAAAWATGFLYALLHTANTFSIPLCQGNVLDQFFCEIPHILKLSCSDFYLREVGLIVLGLFSFLGCFVFIVLSYVQIFRAVLRMPSEQGRHKAFSMCLPHLAVVSLFVSTVMFAYLKPPSMSSPALDLVVAVVYSVVPPAVNPLLYSMRNKELQEALRKLVIQVQHKHR encoded by the exons atgtccaacagcagcttcctcaacgggttcctcctcctggcgtttgcggactcacgggagctgcagctcttgcacttctcgctcttcctgggcatctacctggctgccctcctggccaacggccttaTCATCACtgct ctgcactacgggaccctcctgggcaccagagcttgtgtcaggatggcagcagctgcctgggccactggttttctctatgctctcctgcacactgccaacacattttccattcctctctgccaaggcaatgtcctggaccagttcttctgtgagattccccacatcctcaagctctcctgctcagacttCTACCTCAGGGAAGTCGGGCTTATTGTGCTtggtcttttttcattccttgggtgtttcgttttcattgtgctgtcctacgtgcagatcttcagagctgtgctgaggatgccctctgagcagggtcggcacaaagccttctccatgtgcctccctcacctggccgtggtctccctctttgtcagcactgtcatgtttgcctacctgaagcccccctccatgtcctccccagctctggatctggtggtggctgttgtgtactcggtggtgcctccagcagtgaaccccctcctctacagcatgaggaacaaggagctccaggaggccctgaggaaactggtTATACAGGTGCAACATAAGCACCGATAA